ggatcaggtgactctgaaccatctcttagttatgctgatataggttagtctgctgggggaactctactgatacactgagctcctctcctctctcctttctcctctatccattcaaattctaacatttcatgtcattaactttgtgtcttctctctcctgtagttgtgtttcctcctctctgtctccttctctgggaatgtttttgcagcttgttgttttttattgtctgctgttcttttctctctcctcttttcactcaccccaaccggtcgaggcagatggccgcccgccatgagcctggttctgttggaggtttcttcctccaactccactgttgcctaaagcttgctcaaatgggatttctatgtaattttctatacaattataccctctaaggtcttaaaccttacagagtatatgtataaaacatataaaatatgtataaaataaagacacctgagacactgtaaagtgccttgagatggcttctgttgtgatttggcactatacaaataaaataaaattgaattgaatgtattatcaattaaaataataagttCTTCTGTAAATAAACTGCAGCCTGTTATCTATTATTGGTCAGTGAGAAACACAATATTATAGAAAGACACCAGATCCTGAGATTCGATtggaattcaattcaattttagaGATTGAAAGTACACTTACTCAACAACAGCACTTTTCCTCCATGTATTTGACTAAAGGTTCCGTCAGTAAAGAAGCAGTTACTGTGATTTCTCTTAGTAAGTGTTCAGAAAATGTTGAAGTTTTATTATCCATGAATTAGATTGAACATGTTGGATTCTGCAGAAACCGGAgactcaaacattcatgttatcaacagcatcactGGTTCAAATACTTTATCGCTGCAGTACTGACACTTCTGTACTCAAAGTGTGTACTTTAATCTCTAGAGTACCCGTTTAGCCATGTACTTTCACTTCAGTACTGACTTTGTGAACTTTCGCCTGGGTAAAAGTTAAAttagatgaataaaaacacatggaTCGGAGATTTGCTGACGTGAGTTTAAATCAAATTCTTCCTTTGATCTGATCGATCATCAGCTGATTGTTGATTACCAAAGTCTCGTACACGTTTCATCTTCACCTGAGTTAAACTATCGATTAGTTAAACcgccacagaaacagcagacaggTATTGACTCACCTTCCATCTGACCAATAACCAATAATCAGTAATGAATAACTCAACATGCGCACGTTGAAGAATTCACGCTTCCTGGTTGTCCTTCTTCTGGTGATTTCCTGCAgctgatttcttcttcttcggtTTGATGTCATACACTGACAGAGACGTCACCACATTCACAGGATGTTCTACCGTGAAGAGGTGTCACTCTGCCGTTCGAGAGAATAATCAGATTAGAGTGAGAACTCGGTGCGGTAGGAtagtcaaataataataaaaaagtacgTAAGATGTTTGTGGTTCAGTTTAGAAACTAAATGTCTCAGagtttttattcactttatttttaactcGTGCTTCTCACTTATGGTTTAAATTAACATCACGTGATTTTTCCTCTGCGGACAAAGTGAGCGACGGAAGTTTAACATGAAACGTgagcacagcagaaacagatCAGAGTGGGACCTCTACTGTGCACAAACACTCTCTGGTTACTGACCcagcaggaagagaagaagaagaaacgcgAGCGTTCCGATCGTCCATCTGTagcaataatcaataatcagaAGAAACTCTCCAATGTTAAAGATGATGTCAGCACTGCAGCTTCCTACTGAACTGTGATCAGGTGATCAGCTTTTAACGATAATCAATAACCAGACATTCATATTAGTTTTTAGATCAGATTAGTCAGTAGCAGTCCGAGGCCGTCATGACGTCACCAATGCAGCTTCCCTCCGAGCTATGGTTGCAGGTGTTCAGTTTTCTGTCCTGGAGAGACAAACTGAGTGTGCGTTGCACCTGTTCTCACTTCAAACACCTGTTGGATAAGTCCCGCCCCCTGTGGGAGGGATTCAGTGTCATACTGCGAGACTTCTCCAGGTACAATCGCCCATTCTGGCGCAGCCTGGCTCAGCGGCACGTGGGAAGAGTTTTGATGCGTTCAGGAAAGAGGAAGTACCTGACACAATTGTCCACCTGGCTTCCTGCTCTCAGTGCGCTGCGATTGGATGACTGGAGAGAAGGGAGCATTGACGAGCTAAAACGTTTTCACCGGCTGCAGCATCTGTCCCTCACTACCTGTACGACTGCGCTGAAGAACCTGGACTTCCTGTTTCATCTGAGACATCATCTGACGCAGCTTAGCCTCTGTAATGTGCAACTCACCTGTACAGCATCTCACTTATTGGCTGCCATCAGTCAGCTGACTCGTCTCACCTCCCTGCTGCTGCACCACGATGGCAACCTGAGAGTCCTGACACTCAGTGGAGTCCTGACTCACCTGACCGACCTCAAACACCTATCCTGGACCATGATCACCTACAAGACACTGCCACAGGACTTCTTCAGCCCCGCTCACCTTGCAGGTAAATATTTACACAGGTCAACGGTGATTGGCTGACTGCCTGGCTGTAAACTAACAGTGACGTCATACcctgcccgtccaaaaaaaaaaaagaaaaagagtcaCCACCTGGATGTAACTAAGctaataggtaagagcctcccactggatgaATATGTTACAAGTTACtgaactgatgcagtgagtagcttctcatttcgTCAACCACCaagtctgaagacacatcctgtggtcgtggaaaagatgtatatctgtttcagaaggatcaaattattgacatgaatcaaagaaatcATCCACGGAGATGATGAAACTAAAACTGGGTTatgaactgtccaatggaagaaggtcatgtggtctgatgagtccagatttaccctgttccaggagtgatggagcatcagggtaagaagagaggagggtgaagtgatgctcccatcatgtctagtgtctactgtgcaagtctgtgggggcagtgctatgatctggggttgctgcagttggtcaggtccaggttcagaatgaggtcagctgactacctgaatatactgaaggcccaggttattacatcaatggagtttttcttccctgatgtcacggacatattccaagacaacaatgtcaggattcattagGCTCAGATTGTAcaagagtggttcagggagcatgacacatcattgtCACACAgggattggccaccacagagtccagaccttaaccccactgagaatctttgggatgagctggagaagactttgagcAGCGTCCGtctctccatcatcaaaacaagatcttagagaaaaattaatgcaactctggacgggaataaatgttgaggcTCTGCAGAAGCTTATTCAAACGATGCCACCGCGAATGTGTGTCGTGATCACAGCTAaaggcaacaaaatattagagagtgttttttggacgggcagtgtggGTCTTGCAGGTAATTCATTGTGAAAAAAGCTTGAAATAATCTCCTGACATATTGGTGTCAGGACACGTGTGTTTGCAGATGTATTATCATGTCTATGAATAGGTATATACCCAGTTGCATTCTATCCAGCAGGGGGGGGGGATCTGCACCTGTCTGATCTACAGTTGCTGAACTATGATGCTGTGGTGACACAGAAAGTTCTCCAGCCTTTGTCCCACCTCCGGAGCCTGTCAGTCTTCCACCTGTACTCTGTACCTGGGCCCACTTGTCACTTACAAACATGGCTGATGTCACTGCCACAACTCTGCAGCCTCACTGTGTACGGTGCGTCTGAACGTCTGCTGCAGATCGACTGTTTTAGACAACTTTAAACTATATTAACACGTtcctgcagttttattttctgttttctattcttGGTCAAACATAGTAATGTCACAATGACCCCGCCCTGTCTGTCCAATAGGAGGCCATCCTCTAGCGGCTTACGCAAACTACCTGCCATGGTCTCTTCTCAGTCTGACCTTGTGTGTAGATCTGGAACCTGAAGACCTGCAGGTGGTCTCACTCAGAGTTCCTCACCTGGAACACCTGCACCTAGAGCCTTGGA
The Anabas testudineus chromosome 22, fAnaTes1.2, whole genome shotgun sequence DNA segment above includes these coding regions:
- the im:7136021 gene encoding uncharacterized protein im:7136021 isoform X1; translation: MTSPMQLPSELWLQVFSFLSWRDKLSVRCTCSHFKHLLDKSRPLWEGFSVILRDFSRYNRPFWRSLAQRHVGRVLMRSGKRKYLTQLSTWLPALSALRLDDWREGSIDELKRFHRLQHLSLTTCTTALKNLDFLFHLRHHLTQLSLCNVQLTCTASHLLAAISQLTRLTSLLLHHDGNLRVLTLSGVLTHLTDLKHLSWTMITYKTLPQDFFSPAHLAAGGGDLHLSDLQLLNYDAVVTQKVLQPLSHLRSLSVFHLYSVPGPTCHLQTWLMSLPQLCSLTVYGGHPLAAYANYLPWSLLSLTLCVDLEPEDLQVVSLRVPHLEHLHLEPWSSSSNLVRLLPQLFPHLRTLRIRHHHVSDGDFLQLQQLQQLDTLEILDSYYKPEPQVDPSWVVNEPGPRLLQLISELQKLTNHRVRVITTSHRDLLTCHCI
- the im:7136021 gene encoding uncharacterized protein im:7136021 isoform X2, which codes for MTSPMQLPSELWLQVFSFLSWRDKLSVRCTCSHFKHLLDKSRPLWEGFSVILRDFSRYNRPFWRSLAQRHVGRVLMRSGKRKYLTQLSTWLPALSALRLDDWREGSIDELKRFHRLQHLSLTTCTTALKNLDFLFHLRHHLTQLSLCNVQLTCTASHLLAAISQLTRLTSLLLHHDGNLRVLTLSGVLTHLTDLKHLSWTMITYKTLPQDFFSPAHLAGGGDLHLSDLQLLNYDAVVTQKVLQPLSHLRSLSVFHLYSVPGPTCHLQTWLMSLPQLCSLTVYGGHPLAAYANYLPWSLLSLTLCVDLEPEDLQVVSLRVPHLEHLHLEPWSSSSNLVRLLPQLFPHLRTLRIRHHHVSDGDFLQLQQLQQLDTLEILDSYYKPEPQVDPSWVVNEPGPRLLQLISELQKLTNHRVRVITTSHRDLLTCHCI